TTTCGATGTTGGCATTTTTCGCATCCAGCACACCCAGAGTCGCCGCTTGCCCGGCGAACGAGTTGTATTGCTGGGCCAGGCCGACCTGGTCAGTGGCTTGTTTGACGATCGGCAGGAACTTGGTGCGGATCTGTTCGCGGCTGGTTTTGCTCAGGTACTGCGTCGCCGAGTCCTTGCCGCCGCTGAGGATCCCCTTGGCATCTTCCACGGTCATCTTCTTCACCGCATCCACCAGGATCGGCTGAGCCTGCGTCACGGCCGTTTCAGCCGCTTTGTTCATGCTGGTTTCCAGTTGATCGACCTGATCGCCCATGCCGAACTGTTTCATTTTCTTGGCGACCTTACCCAGCTTGCCTGGCAGTTCGATCTTCACCTCCGGGTTGTTGCTGAAGCCGCCGGGTGTGCCGAGTTGTTTGACGGCCAGTTGCGCGCCTTGGGTCAGGGCGTCCTTGAGACCGCCGGAGGCGTCTTGTTGCGACAGGTCACTGAGAGAGCCTGCCAGGGCGTTGGCGCAGATTATCAAGCCTGCGCACAGGCCGGCGAAGCGAAGGGTAGGGCGGAGCATGGCGGCTTCCTTATTCAGAAAAAAAGGCTCAGAAAAAAAGGTTTAGAAAATAGAACTAGCGGGCGGCGTCCACGCGGATTTTCAGGGGTTGCGGATCTTTGCCATCCAGTTGCACGGCGTGATTTTCAGTGGTGATAAACATCAGCTTGCCGTCCACTTCGATACGGGCGCTAACCGAATAGCGATGGCCGGGTTTGACCTGCGCCGGATCGTAGCTCAAATGGAACGGCAACGGCACCTGGCCTTTGACCGGGCCCTTCTGTTCGTCGAGCACTACCGCCGGTGCGTCGGCCAGGGACACATCTTGCAAGCTGACGCTCAAAGTCGCGCTCGGTGGCAGAGCAATGCGTTGCAGATAGAACACTTCGCCGTCGAGGCTGGCGTTGGCGGTCGGTTGTGTCGACTGGCAGGCACCGAGCAGGGTAGTCAGCAGGACGAGTGAGAGTTTTTTCATTGGGAGCCTCTATGACATAAGCGCCGGAAGAAGCCCGGCGCTCAAAGGAATTTAGCGGATTTTGCCAAGAGCGTCCGTGAACAAACGTAATGACCGGGGCAGCCACTGGTTAAGCGTCTGTAATCGACTTGAATGTGATAAGTACGATGCCGGTGCAAGTTCGACCTGGCTTGGAGACACGCTAATACGTTGGTGGTAACGGTTTTCGATGCCGGTCAGTGCGTAACGTTTGCCGGGTAATACGCTATCCGGATCGTACTTCAGGTAAAACGAAGTGGCGGTTTGTTCATCGTGGCTGACGCGAACCAGTTGAACTTCAGGTTGCTCGCTTTCATGCAGACTGATAGTCACTGCCTGTTCTGTCGCGAAGGCCGCAGGCTCTTGAGCTTCGATATACAACAGCCCGATCGGGCTCAAGTGCAAGGTCTGGCGATGGGGCGTGCGATTCACGATAACGAAGTAATCCTGTTCCAGCAGTAACGCCCGTCGATTGTGGAACATCTGGATGTTGATCTGATACTTGACGCCGATATTGCTGTAGAGGTGCGGGAATGAAAAATTCCATTGGCCATCGGCAATTGAAGGATGGTGCCAGTCCAGCACTTTTATCGGAGGCGTTGAGTTGGCAGTCTGGACGCTGATAACGGTTTCGCGCTCGCCAT
The Pseudomonas lini DNA segment above includes these coding regions:
- a CDS encoding DUF4197 domain-containing protein; its protein translation is MLRPTLRFAGLCAGLIICANALAGSLSDLSQQDASGGLKDALTQGAQLAVKQLGTPGGFSNNPEVKIELPGKLGKVAKKMKQFGMGDQVDQLETSMNKAAETAVTQAQPILVDAVKKMTVEDAKGILSGGKDSATQYLSKTSREQIRTKFLPIVKQATDQVGLAQQYNSFAGQAATLGVLDAKNANIESYVTEQALNGLFEMIGKQEETIRQNPAAAATSLAKKVFGTL
- a CDS encoding YbaY family lipoprotein, which produces MKKLSLVLLTTLLGACQSTQPTANASLDGEVFYLQRIALPPSATLSVSLQDVSLADAPAVVLDEQKGPVKGQVPLPFHLSYDPAQVKPGHRYSVSARIEVDGKLMFITTENHAVQLDGKDPQPLKIRVDAAR